One stretch of Tenacibaculum sp. MAR_2010_89 DNA includes these proteins:
- a CDS encoding DNA polymerase beta superfamily protein, with protein MTLEELKKSGSIIFECISGSRAYGLQTPTSDTDIRGVFILPKEQFYSLNYIGQVNNETNDIAYYELRKFIELCSKNNPNILEMLNVPEDCVLYKNPLFDEIKKEYFLSKLCKKSFANYAFTQIKKARGLNKKIVNPIEKERKTIEDFCTIRTDKRAIKIEDFLKEKSLEKENVGLEKIPNMKNCFNLFYSDTSNYQGISREEANEVCTSSIPKEEQPIAMLYCNLEGYSSYCKKYKEYWSWVEKRNDERYKSNISHDKNYDAKNMMHTFRLLHMAKEIGKEGIINVRRNDRDFLLAIKNAEYEYDNLVRKAELMREELELIYNASDLLEKPNLHKINSLLISVRNKYYTLNVKK; from the coding sequence ATGACACTAGAAGAATTAAAAAAATCAGGAAGTATTATATTCGAATGTATCAGTGGAAGTAGAGCTTATGGCTTACAAACTCCTACTTCCGATACTGATATTAGAGGTGTATTTATTTTGCCAAAAGAACAATTTTATTCTTTAAATTATATTGGGCAGGTAAACAATGAAACAAATGATATAGCTTATTATGAATTAAGAAAGTTTATAGAATTATGTTCTAAGAACAATCCGAATATTTTAGAGATGCTGAACGTTCCTGAGGATTGTGTTTTATACAAAAATCCATTATTTGATGAAATTAAAAAAGAATACTTTTTGTCTAAACTATGTAAAAAGTCCTTTGCTAATTATGCGTTTACACAAATTAAAAAAGCAAGAGGGTTAAACAAGAAAATTGTTAATCCAATTGAAAAAGAACGAAAAACTATTGAGGATTTTTGTACTATAAGAACAGATAAGAGAGCTATAAAAATTGAAGATTTTCTAAAAGAAAAATCATTAGAAAAAGAAAATGTCGGTTTGGAAAAAATACCGAACATGAAAAATTGTTTTAATCTATTTTATAGTGATACTTCAAATTATCAAGGAATTTCAAGAGAAGAAGCAAATGAAGTTTGTACGAGTTCTATTCCAAAGGAAGAACAACCAATAGCAATGTTATATTGTAATTTGGAGGGATATTCATCGTATTGTAAAAAATATAAGGAGTACTGGTCTTGGGTAGAAAAAAGAAATGATGAACGTTATAAAAGTAATATTTCTCATGATAAGAATTATGACGCTAAAAATATGATGCATACGTTTCGATTATTACACATGGCAAAAGAAATAGGAAAAGAAGGAATAATTAATGTAAGACGAAATGATAGAGATTTTTTATTAGCTATAAAAAATGCTGAATATGAATATGATAATCTAGTTAGAAAAGCAGAATTAATGAGAGAAGAATTAGAGTTGATTTATAATGCATCCGACTTGCTTGAAAAACCTAATTTACATAAAATAAACTCATTACTAATTTCTGTAAGAAACAAATACTACACACTTAATGTCAAAAAATAG
- a CDS encoding DUF434 domain-containing protein, whose product MSKNRGKEGKDDYLFGEVFMQRKIKEAVLDMSFLLERGYGESSSCELVGNRYKLNKRQQQAIKGMAASETAVVHREKTKISVENLEGATLIIDGFNQLILLESILSEAYVFKGRDGAYRDLSNLYGTYKSVRQTEKAIEVFAEFFKKYSVLKVVWVFDAPVSNSGHMKVKLMEYANKKGYNWEVIQENNPDKFIVNSNFIGVSSDAWILDKTKSWTNIIDVLIPENYPFLITC is encoded by the coding sequence ATGTCAAAAAATAGAGGAAAAGAAGGTAAAGACGATTATTTATTTGGAGAAGTATTTATGCAACGAAAAATAAAAGAAGCGGTACTTGACATGTCTTTTTTATTAGAACGTGGTTATGGTGAATCTTCTTCTTGTGAATTAGTAGGAAACCGTTATAAGTTGAATAAAAGACAACAACAAGCAATAAAAGGAATGGCGGCAAGTGAAACTGCTGTTGTGCATCGAGAAAAGACTAAAATATCCGTTGAAAATTTAGAAGGAGCTACATTAATTATTGACGGATTTAATCAGTTAATATTATTAGAAAGTATACTATCAGAAGCCTATGTGTTTAAAGGAAGAGATGGAGCGTATAGAGATTTGTCGAATTTATACGGGACCTATAAAAGTGTACGTCAAACTGAAAAAGCCATTGAAGTTTTTGCTGAGTTCTTTAAAAAGTATAGTGTTTTAAAAGTTGTTTGGGTATTTGATGCTCCAGTTTCTAATAGTGGACATATGAAAGTAAAGTTAATGGAGTATGCAAATAAAAAAGGGTATAATTGGGAAGTGATACAAGAGAACAATCCCGATAAATTCATAGTAAATAGCAATTTTATTGGGGTAAGTTCTGATGCTTGGATTTTAGATAAAACAAAATCCTGGACTAATATTATTGACGTTTTAATTCCTGAAAATTATCCTTTTTTGATCACCTGTTAG